Proteins found in one Exiguobacterium sp. 9-2 genomic segment:
- the tsaB gene encoding tRNA (adenosine(37)-N6)-threonylcarbamoyltransferase complex dimerization subunit type 1 TsaB, with product MKIVAIDTSTKQLSVALSDGKQIIAEASYVTSLNHATKLMPLLERLMVEAKWTPSQLTRVVVADGPGSYTGLRIGATTAKTLAYTLGIELVAVSTLELMAASTGHTGRVAAIQDARRGSGFVGVYDAGQRIGEEQHVEIASFVKTLAPDTLVTGDVDTFEELLQPFEKAAPAFRTPRAGVLALLGATRETVEAHTFEPRYLRLAEAEAKWIEAQRHE from the coding sequence ATGAAAATCGTAGCTATTGATACATCGACGAAACAATTATCGGTCGCTCTTTCAGACGGAAAACAGATCATAGCAGAAGCTTCTTACGTCACGTCTTTGAATCATGCGACAAAACTCATGCCGTTGCTTGAGCGCTTGATGGTGGAAGCAAAATGGACACCATCCCAACTGACACGCGTCGTCGTTGCTGACGGTCCTGGTTCTTATACGGGATTACGGATTGGTGCGACAACAGCGAAGACACTTGCCTATACACTCGGTATCGAACTGGTTGCGGTCTCGACACTTGAGTTGATGGCGGCTTCGACAGGTCATACGGGACGTGTTGCAGCGATTCAAGATGCACGACGCGGATCAGGTTTTGTCGGAGTATACGACGCTGGGCAACGAATCGGTGAAGAACAACATGTCGAAATCGCCTCTTTTGTGAAGACGTTAGCGCCAGATACGCTCGTCACAGGAGACGTCGATACATTTGAAGAACTTCTTCAACCATTTGAAAAGGCGGCTCCTGCGTTTCGGACGCCGCGTGCCGGAGTGCTCGCCTTACTCGGTGCAACACGCGAGACAGTCGAAGCGCATACGTTTGAGCCACGTTACCTGCGTCTGGCTGAAGCAGAAGCGAAATGGATCGAGGCACAGCGTCATGAGTAA
- the sigB gene encoding RNA polymerase sigma factor SigB, with amino-acid sequence MPAKSQQRHHSDDEVLRLIDLYQQDDQDEEVHAALLERYSDLVEALARKFSRGRPIHDDLVQVGMIGLLAALRRFDKEFGRSFESFAVPTIIGEIKRFIRDKTWSVHVPRRIKELGPKIKKAVEELTTELQRSPRIDEIAARLEVSEEEVLETLEMGKSYQALSVDSSIEADQEGSTVTLLDLVGNQENGYDSVDQRLILEKAFAVLTDRERSILECAYYRNMSQKETGELLGISQMHVSRLQRRALQKLREAIKVEPNEVFSKD; translated from the coding sequence GTGCCAGCAAAGTCTCAACAACGCCATCACAGTGATGATGAAGTACTTCGACTGATTGATTTGTATCAGCAGGACGACCAAGATGAGGAAGTGCATGCGGCATTACTCGAGCGTTATTCAGACTTGGTAGAAGCTTTGGCCCGAAAGTTTTCGCGTGGTCGACCGATTCATGACGATCTCGTTCAGGTCGGTATGATTGGGTTACTCGCGGCGCTTCGTCGATTCGATAAGGAGTTTGGTCGCAGTTTTGAATCGTTTGCTGTTCCGACGATCATCGGAGAAATCAAACGTTTCATCCGCGATAAGACATGGAGCGTCCACGTTCCACGTCGCATTAAGGAACTCGGTCCGAAAATTAAGAAGGCAGTCGAGGAATTGACGACGGAGCTACAACGCTCTCCGCGCATCGATGAGATTGCTGCTCGCCTTGAAGTATCAGAAGAGGAAGTCCTTGAAACACTCGAGATGGGTAAGAGTTATCAAGCTCTCTCCGTCGATAGCTCGATTGAGGCAGATCAGGAAGGTAGTACCGTTACCTTGCTCGACCTCGTTGGTAATCAAGAGAATGGCTATGACTCTGTCGATCAGCGTCTGATTCTTGAAAAGGCATTTGCTGTCTTGACGGACCGCGAGCGTTCTATCCTCGAATGTGCCTATTATCGCAATATGAGTCAAAAAGAAACGGGAGAACTACTCGGCATTTCACAAATGCATGTGTCCCGTCTCCAACGACGTGCTTTGCAGAAGTTACGTGAAGCGATTAAAGTTGAACCAAATGAAGTATTCTCAAAAGACTGA
- a CDS encoding histidine phosphatase family protein produces MTEICLVRHGQTDWNLNERIQGREDIPLNATGKRQAELSAAYLANEKWDVLLASPLSRAVETAEIIGRAVRLTITATDDRLVEREFGAASGEPVASIYEAVQANDTKRVPGLETEQAIQDRVFEALQEVTRTYEGKRILIVCHSHTIKAALSSIDETFSYRTPLKNACANYIQYTDHYTIDRINVADHITDEVEKP; encoded by the coding sequence CTGACTGAAATTTGTTTAGTGCGACATGGTCAGACGGATTGGAACTTAAATGAACGAATCCAAGGAAGAGAAGATATCCCGTTGAATGCAACAGGAAAAAGACAAGCGGAACTCAGCGCCGCTTATCTAGCCAATGAAAAGTGGGATGTCTTGCTAGCAAGCCCGTTGTCTCGCGCTGTTGAGACAGCAGAAATCATCGGACGTGCGGTCAGATTGACGATCACAGCGACCGATGACCGACTCGTCGAACGTGAATTTGGTGCTGCTTCCGGTGAACCGGTTGCGTCGATTTATGAAGCTGTTCAAGCGAACGATACGAAACGTGTTCCGGGTCTTGAAACGGAACAAGCGATTCAGGATCGCGTATTCGAAGCATTACAGGAAGTGACACGAACGTATGAGGGGAAACGAATCTTAATCGTCTGTCACTCGCATACGATCAAAGCAGCCTTATCGTCGATTGATGAGACATTCAGTTACCGGACACCTTTGAAAAATGCATGTGCGAATTATATCCAATATACGGACCACTATACGATTGATCGAATCAATGTAGCGGATCACATCACGGACGAAGTCGAAAAACCTTAA
- a CDS encoding alpha/beta hydrolase, which yields MHGYGGGAALLTTAAAGASIWNNYGALLRWTEPALPITEKKQLAPRTLTYKQVGDRTLQLDLYYPPGEGPFPVAIYAHGGAFVRGEREDMFCFSPIVDRLLELGVAVCSIDYRLFEEGSYFPDNLEDVRDALCFLNKEAEDLRILRGRMMVWGDSAGAALMLTTALAPSAFVGERDERHMPLISGVIALYPPTNFLLFTFIQTWIAHIKFYKGGREEWRKLMTHVSPVTHLSSDAPPIMLLHGKKDPIVPFSQALHFVEKGADVGADVRLFSFPNGTHSLASFAQTENPLKIERLLERIERFTCQVLLLPPRQLPDEKHDTISHIS from the coding sequence ATGCATGGCTATGGGGGGGGAGCTGCATTACTAACGACGGCAGCTGCGGGAGCAAGTATCTGGAATAATTACGGTGCATTACTTCGGTGGACTGAACCCGCCTTGCCAATCACAGAAAAAAAACAACTCGCACCGCGGACACTCACTTACAAACAAGTGGGAGACCGTACCTTACAACTCGATCTCTATTATCCGCCGGGGGAAGGACCGTTTCCGGTCGCGATCTACGCGCACGGTGGCGCATTCGTTCGTGGAGAGCGCGAGGATATGTTCTGTTTTAGCCCGATCGTTGATCGCCTGCTTGAACTTGGGGTTGCTGTTTGTAGTATCGATTATCGTCTGTTTGAAGAAGGGAGTTATTTTCCGGATAATCTCGAAGATGTAAGGGATGCCTTATGCTTTTTGAACAAAGAAGCAGAAGATCTTCGCATTTTAAGAGGACGGATGATGGTATGGGGAGACTCAGCCGGAGCTGCACTCATGCTGACGACGGCACTTGCCCCATCTGCTTTCGTTGGTGAGCGCGATGAACGACACATGCCATTGATTAGTGGTGTCATTGCCTTATATCCACCGACGAATTTTTTATTGTTTACTTTCATTCAGACCTGGATCGCTCACATTAAGTTTTATAAAGGTGGACGGGAAGAATGGCGCAAGCTCATGACCCACGTTTCACCTGTGACGCATCTCTCGTCAGACGCCCCACCGATCATGCTCCTACATGGCAAAAAAGATCCAATCGTTCCGTTTTCCCAAGCTCTTCACTTCGTTGAAAAAGGAGCCGATGTCGGAGCTGATGTCCGTTTGTTTTCTTTTCCGAACGGTACCCACTCACTTGCTAGTTTTGCACAGACAGAAAATCCATTGAAAATTGAACGACTGCTCGAACGAATTGAACGCTTCACTTGTCAGGTGTTGTTATTGCCACCGCGACAACTTCCCGATGAAAAACATGATACAATCAGTCATATTTCTTGA
- the alr gene encoding alanine racemase, translating into MYRPTWIEIDREAIAHNIREIKTRMGEQQVMAVVKADGYGHGAVTVAEIALENGADLLAVALLEEAIELREAGIRAPILMLEALLPEHAPVASNYDVAVPVFSADWLQEAKRHLTEIDHLRLHIKVDTGMGRLGLQHVDELKHILVECNDLVELEGIYTHFATADELNSRLFERQLETFLSYVALVPDIRYVHCANSAAAIRLAGQAPFNVVRVGIALYGAMPSDEMAGHYEFLKPAFSLKSRLMQVKQVEPGQTISYGATYTAPTDEWIGTVPIGYADGWSRKFQGYSLIVDGLPCEIVGRVCMDRLMIRLPREYPIGTEVILIGEGAPIEEAAHWLGTINYEVLCQFSKRVPRQ; encoded by the coding sequence ATGTATCGACCAACTTGGATTGAAATCGATCGGGAAGCGATCGCACACAATATACGCGAAATTAAAACACGAATGGGCGAGCAACAGGTGATGGCAGTCGTCAAGGCAGACGGCTATGGTCACGGTGCAGTGACAGTCGCTGAGATTGCCCTTGAAAATGGAGCTGACTTACTCGCTGTTGCGCTCCTTGAAGAAGCGATTGAGTTGCGAGAAGCGGGTATCCGAGCGCCAATTTTGATGCTTGAAGCTTTACTGCCGGAGCATGCGCCAGTCGCTTCGAATTACGATGTCGCCGTTCCTGTCTTTTCAGCCGATTGGCTCCAAGAAGCGAAACGGCATCTGACGGAAATCGATCATCTCCGTTTGCATATCAAGGTCGATACCGGGATGGGGCGACTCGGACTGCAGCATGTCGATGAGTTGAAGCATATTTTGGTTGAGTGTAATGATCTTGTCGAACTCGAAGGCATCTATACGCATTTCGCAACCGCTGACGAGCTGAACAGTCGATTGTTCGAACGTCAGCTCGAGACATTTTTATCCTATGTCGCGCTAGTACCGGACATTCGTTACGTACATTGTGCTAATTCAGCGGCAGCGATTCGCTTAGCGGGACAAGCGCCGTTTAACGTCGTTCGGGTCGGTATCGCGTTATATGGGGCGATGCCGTCGGATGAGATGGCAGGACATTATGAATTTTTAAAACCAGCGTTTTCACTGAAGAGTCGTCTGATGCAGGTCAAACAAGTCGAACCGGGTCAGACGATCAGTTACGGAGCGACTTATACGGCACCGACAGATGAATGGATCGGTACCGTTCCGATTGGTTATGCAGATGGCTGGTCACGCAAGTTTCAGGGCTATTCACTGATTGTAGACGGTCTACCGTGCGAAATCGTCGGTCGTGTCTGTATGGATCGCTTGATGATTCGTTTACCGCGAGAATATCCGATTGGAACGGAAGTCATCTTGATTGGAGAAGGGGCACCAATCGAGGAAGCGGCCCATTGGCTCGGGACGATCAACTATGAAGTTCTCTGTCAATTCTCGAAACGTGTTCCGCGTCAGTGA
- the rimI gene encoding ribosomal protein S18-alanine N-acetyltransferase — MTVNDAAGVHAVELESFATPWTLDAFEAEMTQNPNAYYVVADQDGIVGFAGLWHIADEGHITNIAVKQSHRGQGLGEDLLTALIAVGRALDLRAMTLEVRVSNTPARTLYEKLGFHYVGIRKRYYQDNNEDAAIYWLELEGEDL; from the coding sequence ATGACCGTAAACGATGCTGCAGGTGTTCACGCCGTCGAACTCGAATCGTTTGCGACACCGTGGACACTGGATGCCTTCGAAGCAGAAATGACACAAAATCCGAATGCCTATTATGTCGTTGCCGATCAAGATGGTATCGTCGGGTTTGCTGGTCTGTGGCATATTGCGGATGAAGGACATATTACGAATATTGCCGTCAAGCAGTCGCACCGCGGACAAGGACTTGGGGAAGACTTGCTAACGGCATTGATCGCGGTCGGTCGTGCACTCGATTTACGAGCGATGACACTTGAAGTACGTGTCTCGAACACACCGGCGCGAACCTTATATGAAAAACTCGGATTTCACTATGTTGGTATCCGAAAACGATATTATCAGGACAACAATGAAGATGCTGCCATCTATTGGCTGGAGCTGGAGGGAGAAGACTTATGA
- a CDS encoding STAS domain-containing protein — MDLTIKTEQLDGQTHLYIAGEIDTYTAPKLRQELVPAVETNDVIVHLDEVHYMDSTGLGVFVGALKAAKKNGTSFTLVGVSERIRRLFEITGLSSIITIDSGVRGGTQ, encoded by the coding sequence ATGGATTTAACAATTAAAACAGAGCAGCTAGACGGTCAGACGCATCTTTATATCGCAGGTGAGATTGATACGTATACGGCACCAAAGCTTCGCCAAGAATTAGTCCCGGCAGTCGAAACGAATGATGTCATCGTGCACTTGGATGAAGTTCATTATATGGATTCAACCGGTCTCGGTGTTTTTGTCGGTGCGCTCAAAGCAGCGAAAAAGAACGGTACGTCGTTCACGCTCGTTGGCGTCTCTGAACGTATCCGTCGTCTATTCGAGATCACAGGTCTTTCAAGCATCATTACAATTGATAGTGGTGTACGAGGTGGAACGCAATGA
- a CDS encoding cysteine hydrolase family protein, with protein MRALIVIDYTIDFVADEGKLTCGKPGQAIEDRIATLMEEFSTEDYVVIANDIHEEGDTFHPETVLFPPHNIRGTHGRDLFGKVAAMARVADHIIDKTRYSAFAGTDLDLRLRERGIREVHLVGVCTDICVLHTAVDAYNLGYHIVVHADAVASFNATGHDWALTHFKQSIGAEVVGE; from the coding sequence ATGCGCGCTCTGATTGTCATTGATTACACGATCGACTTCGTTGCTGACGAAGGGAAGCTGACTTGTGGAAAACCAGGACAGGCGATTGAAGACCGGATCGCTACATTGATGGAGGAATTTTCAACAGAGGACTACGTCGTCATTGCCAACGATATTCATGAGGAAGGTGATACGTTCCATCCGGAAACTGTCCTTTTCCCGCCGCATAATATTCGCGGAACACATGGACGTGATTTGTTTGGGAAAGTCGCAGCCATGGCACGTGTCGCTGATCACATCATTGATAAGACGCGTTACAGTGCGTTCGCCGGGACGGACCTTGATTTACGCTTGCGTGAACGTGGTATCCGCGAAGTCCACCTCGTTGGCGTCTGTACGGACATCTGTGTCCTTCATACAGCTGTTGATGCCTACAATCTCGGATATCATATCGTCGTCCATGCCGATGCGGTCGCAAGCTTTAACGCGACGGGTCACGACTGGGCGCTTACACACTTTAAACAATCGATCGGCGCAGAAGTCGTCGGCGAATAA
- a CDS encoding 4a-hydroxytetrahydrobiopterin dehydratase, with translation MARLNEYEVEERLERLQDWSIVDDEIVRTYTLPSFPAALDFVQEVGSIAENLNHHPRIVIDYKNVTLAATTHDENGFDEKKTFNLRRPVMPSKLSITFGSGSFVEQIRSRDAHIRVASGSGDAILWIETDSKSPFQSGNTYTLLESRGNFSDEGSLFYWSIPADQNSGDLFVHQVMSNPKVIGAEYGGFQAFRIGRVEKGTDLVLLIQFHETSDGARYAKSVERLTVDQYAEEAGKSFAPSPVMKTV, from the coding sequence ATGGCTAGGTTGAATGAGTATGAAGTGGAAGAGCGTCTTGAACGATTGCAGGATTGGAGTATCGTCGATGATGAAATCGTCCGAACGTATACACTTCCATCGTTTCCTGCTGCACTGGATTTCGTACAGGAAGTCGGGAGTATCGCCGAAAACTTGAATCATCATCCACGGATCGTGATTGACTATAAAAACGTCACACTTGCGGCGACGACTCATGATGAAAATGGATTTGACGAAAAAAAGACTTTCAACTTGCGGAGGCCTGTGATGCCATCTAAACTTTCGATCACATTCGGTAGCGGTTCGTTTGTTGAACAAATTCGTTCTCGGGACGCTCACATTCGTGTTGCTAGCGGAAGCGGTGACGCTATCCTCTGGATAGAGACGGACTCGAAATCACCTTTTCAAAGTGGCAATACCTACACGTTGCTCGAATCACGTGGAAATTTTTCGGATGAAGGCAGTCTCTTCTACTGGTCGATTCCGGCAGATCAAAATAGCGGAGATTTATTCGTACATCAAGTGATGTCGAATCCAAAAGTCATTGGAGCAGAATATGGTGGCTTCCAGGCTTTTCGGATTGGACGTGTCGAGAAGGGGACGGATCTCGTCTTATTGATTCAGTTCCATGAGACAAGCGACGGGGCTCGTTATGCAAAATCAGTTGAACGTCTCACGGTAGACCAGTATGCTGAAGAGGCAGGGAAGTCGTTCGCGCCTTCTCCCGTCATGAAAACGGTATAA
- the rsbW gene encoding anti-sigma B factor RsbW, giving the protein MKNEQLNMTLPAKPEYVAIARLTVSGVANRMGYTYDDIEDIKIAVSEACANAVQHAYEGKEDGSIALTCNVYPDDRLEIIVKDNGITFDKDEVKRQSEPITDAHDLDSLHEGGLGILMIEALMDQVTIEKANGVTVHMTKYMNRDEVGQSASKVSTTPSQ; this is encoded by the coding sequence ATGAAGAACGAACAACTGAACATGACATTACCGGCCAAACCGGAATATGTAGCCATCGCTCGTTTGACGGTTTCAGGCGTCGCGAACCGAATGGGGTATACGTACGATGACATCGAAGATATCAAAATCGCTGTCTCAGAAGCATGTGCGAACGCTGTTCAACATGCGTACGAAGGAAAAGAAGATGGCAGCATCGCCTTGACTTGCAACGTCTATCCAGATGATCGTCTTGAGATCATCGTTAAAGATAACGGCATTACGTTCGATAAAGATGAGGTCAAACGCCAAAGTGAGCCGATTACGGACGCACACGATCTCGATTCCTTGCATGAAGGAGGACTTGGTATCTTGATGATCGAAGCATTGATGGATCAAGTAACGATCGAGAAAGCGAACGGCGTCACTGTCCATATGACAAAATATATGAATAGAGATGAGGTGGGTCAAAGTGCCAGCAAAGTCTCAACAACGCCATCACAGTGA
- a CDS encoding type II toxin-antitoxin system PemK/MazF family toxin yields MIVKRGDVFYANLSPVVGSEQGGVRPVLVLQNDIGNRFSPTVIVAAITAQIDKAKLPTHVEVYRERHGLERDSVILLEQIRTIDKRRLTDKVTHLDPDTMMKVNSAVAISLGLVDF; encoded by the coding sequence TTGATAGTCAAACGTGGCGACGTGTTTTATGCAAATTTGTCACCTGTGGTCGGATCGGAACAAGGGGGAGTTCGTCCCGTGCTTGTTCTACAAAATGATATTGGTAACCGATTCAGCCCGACAGTCATCGTGGCTGCGATCACGGCACAGATCGACAAAGCCAAACTACCGACCCATGTGGAAGTATATCGAGAGCGACACGGATTAGAACGTGATTCGGTCATCTTACTTGAGCAAATCCGTACAATTGATAAACGCCGTCTAACGGATAAAGTCACACATCTAGATCCGGACACGATGATGAAAGTAAATAGTGCCGTCGCAATCAGCTTAGGCTTGGTTGATTTTTAG
- the tsaE gene encoding tRNA (adenosine(37)-N6)-threonylcarbamoyltransferase complex ATPase subunit type 1 TsaE → MIELEMNSLEETTALALELGRRAEAGMVITLDGDLGAGKTTFTQSFAKGLGVTRHVNSPTFTIMKVYTGRLPLYHMDVYRLEGSGDDIGLEEYLNGEGVAVVEWSELIADSLPPERLAITITRTGDDSRRFELTPIGERYITLCEGLRS, encoded by the coding sequence ATGATAGAACTGGAAATGAACAGCTTGGAAGAAACGACTGCCTTAGCTCTTGAACTCGGACGACGTGCTGAAGCAGGAATGGTCATTACGCTTGACGGAGATTTAGGTGCTGGGAAAACGACCTTTACTCAAAGCTTTGCGAAAGGATTAGGTGTGACGCGTCATGTCAATAGCCCTACCTTTACGATCATGAAAGTCTATACGGGACGTCTCCCTCTCTATCATATGGATGTTTATCGCCTGGAAGGTTCCGGTGATGATATCGGACTTGAAGAATATTTGAATGGTGAAGGCGTCGCCGTCGTCGAGTGGTCTGAATTGATTGCGGACAGCCTTCCACCGGAACGGTTGGCAATCACGATTACACGAACGGGTGACGATAGCCGCCGTTTTGAGCTGACACCGATCGGAGAACGATACATTACATTATGTGAGGGATTGAGATCATGA
- a CDS encoding YwpF family protein: MKTFKLCTLRILMDESGRDTTIPVAIQDGLTVSTEQTAQWVAEIVVPSSDQPIVDELFTKHLRALIEITISRPDNDPAAMIVTPLERTALSEHVSYVFTGKMVMMKNDLSESILREVVEDGFAGEELVQEYKDRRSKRGAHITSIAKETFKQYLAEHPETPIS, encoded by the coding sequence ATGAAAACCTTTAAATTATGCACATTGCGCATTTTAATGGACGAGTCAGGACGTGATACGACGATTCCCGTCGCCATTCAAGACGGACTAACGGTCAGTACCGAACAAACGGCACAATGGGTCGCAGAAATCGTCGTTCCTTCGAGCGATCAGCCGATCGTCGATGAATTGTTCACAAAACATTTACGTGCTTTGATTGAAATCACGATCTCACGACCCGATAATGACCCTGCCGCGATGATCGTCACGCCTCTTGAACGGACTGCCTTAAGCGAACACGTCTCCTATGTCTTCACTGGTAAGATGGTCATGATGAAGAATGATTTATCCGAATCGATCTTACGTGAAGTCGTCGAGGATGGATTCGCTGGTGAGGAACTCGTCCAAGAATACAAGGATCGTCGTTCAAAACGCGGTGCACATATCACGAGTATCGCTAAAGAAACATTTAAACAGTATCTAGCAGAACATCCAGAAACACCGATTTCTTAA
- the acpS gene encoding holo-ACP synthase — protein sequence MIYGIGIDLVELNRIEQTLERQPRFAGRILTQAEQERFQSLSGHRQIEYLAGRFAAKEAFVKAFGTGVGKEVSWQDVEVLNDETGRPIMSGPFDGVIHVSITHSEHYASAQVLLEKRD from the coding sequence ATGATTTATGGAATTGGGATCGATTTAGTCGAACTAAATCGAATCGAGCAAACGCTCGAGCGACAGCCACGTTTTGCAGGAAGAATTTTGACGCAGGCAGAACAGGAACGATTTCAATCGCTTTCAGGACACCGGCAAATTGAGTACCTGGCAGGTCGCTTCGCCGCAAAGGAAGCGTTCGTTAAAGCATTTGGAACCGGTGTCGGAAAAGAGGTTTCCTGGCAGGACGTCGAAGTTTTAAACGATGAGACCGGACGACCGATCATGAGCGGACCATTCGATGGCGTCATCCATGTCTCGATTACACATTCAGAGCACTACGCGTCTGCGCAAGTCTTATTAGAGAAGAGGGATTAG
- a CDS encoding rhomboid family intramembrane serine protease, which translates to MRKSFLHYDFWHIAFNTFALVIFAPPLERMIGHGRFAAFYLLVGTLANVLTYFTKINEPFYGQAGASGAILGLLGFLCLLESLQTDGHHGRRYTACVYLHCSHGSLYVTWIERRCLRSLVRFRPRIPFRIRLRQPRRAVPFTRPFQTGRRTSGGPVFVSGSGQLGRIFFYVIIAFAVLGLFFRYL; encoded by the coding sequence ATGCGTAAGTCCTTTTTGCATTATGATTTTTGGCACATTGCGTTCAATACGTTTGCCCTTGTCATCTTTGCTCCACCACTCGAGCGGATGATTGGTCATGGTCGATTTGCTGCCTTTTATTTGCTCGTCGGTACGCTCGCGAACGTTTTGACGTACTTCACGAAAATCAATGAACCATTCTATGGACAAGCTGGAGCATCTGGCGCCATTCTTGGTCTGCTTGGTTTTTTATGTCTACTTGAGTCGCTTCAAACGGACGGTCATCATGGCAGACGATACACGGCTTGTGTATATCTTCACTGCAGTCACGGCAGTCTTTACGTTACTTGGATCGAACGTCGCTGTCTTCGGTCACTTGTACGGTTTCGTCCTCGGATTCCTTTTCGGATTCGTCTTCGGCAACCGCGCCGTGCCGTGCCATTCACACGTCCGTTCCAAACGGGTCGTCGGACAAGTGGTGGTCCTGTCTTCGTAAGCGGTTCTGGGCAGTTGGGTCGTATCTTCTTCTATGTCATCATCGCCTTTGCTGTACTCGGATTATTCTTCCGTTACCTATAA
- a CDS encoding rhomboid family intramembrane serine protease, whose translation MSSRQRSGRFAAFYLLVGTLANVLTYFTKINEPFYGQAGASGAILGLLGFYVYLSRFKRTVIMADDTRLVYIFTAVTAVFTLLGSNVAVFGHLYGFVLGFLFGFVFGNRAVPFTRPFQTGRRTSGGPVFVSGSGQLGRIFFYVIIAFAVLGLFFRYL comes from the coding sequence GTGTCGTCACGGCAACGTTCTGGTCGATTTGCTGCCTTTTATTTGCTCGTCGGTACGCTCGCGAACGTTTTGACGTACTTCACGAAAATCAATGAACCATTCTATGGACAAGCTGGAGCATCTGGCGCCATTCTTGGTCTGCTTGGTTTTTATGTCTACTTGAGTCGCTTCAAACGGACGGTCATCATGGCAGACGATACACGGCTTGTGTATATCTTCACTGCAGTCACGGCAGTCTTTACGTTACTTGGATCGAACGTCGCTGTCTTCGGTCACTTGTACGGTTTCGTCCTCGGATTCCTTTTCGGATTCGTCTTCGGCAACCGCGCCGTGCCATTCACACGTCCGTTCCAAACGGGTCGTCGGACAAGTGGTGGTCCTGTCTTCGTAAGCGGTTCTGGGCAGTTGGGTCGTATCTTCTTCTATGTCATCATCGCCTTTGCTGTACTCGGATTATTCTTCCGTTACCTATAA
- a CDS encoding NUDIX hydrolase, which yields MGYLLDLRKIVGNRPLISVGATVLVMNSQFELLFQYRSDTHSWGLPGGSMEPGETLEEVAMRELQEETGLQAQSVQLLDVFSGPDYFFRYPNGDQTYSVIHLFQAKDVSGTLQMTDGESLDLQYFSLNQLPAPLEARAAALLRQIKSRLLDTTPSF from the coding sequence ATGGGATATTTATTAGATTTACGAAAAATCGTAGGAAATCGACCGTTGATCAGCGTAGGCGCGACCGTACTCGTCATGAATTCACAATTTGAACTGCTATTTCAATATCGTTCGGATACGCACAGTTGGGGGCTCCCCGGTGGTTCAATGGAACCGGGTGAGACACTTGAAGAAGTCGCGATGCGTGAGTTGCAGGAAGAAACCGGACTTCAAGCACAAAGCGTTCAACTGCTAGACGTCTTTTCTGGTCCTGATTACTTCTTCCGTTATCCAAATGGTGACCAAACCTACAGTGTGATTCATCTCTTTCAAGCAAAAGACGTATCCGGTACATTACAAATGACAGATGGAGAGAGTCTCGACTTACAATATTTCTCCTTAAATCAATTACCAGCACCTCTTGAAGCGCGGGCTGCAGCGCTATTACGTCAAATCAAGTCTCGCCTTCTTGACACAACACCTTCTTTTTAA